The Saprospiraceae bacterium genome contains the following window.
GTGATCTCAATGATATGAAAACCAATAATGAAGAATTAAACAAAGTCATTGATGCTCAAAAAGAAGATCTCCGCATCCAAAAAGAAAAAGTGACCGGACTGTTGAAAGATAGCAAGAACCTTGCAATTGCCCGCAAAGAAATGGAATCAATGCGTACCAAGACCCAAGAGTATATTACAGAAATCAATCGCTTAAAATCAGAAAACGCAAGCCTGAGTTCTTCCAATACTGCTTTGCTATCAGACAAAGAAAATCTTACTAAAGATTTACAAACCAAGTCTGCAGAAAATCAACAATTAACAGAAGCTAAAACAAACTTAAGCAGTGAGAAAGAAAATCTTTCTAAAGAAAAAGATCAACTCAGCAGAAAAGTAAATCGTGCAACATCCATTCCTGTACAAAAGATCAATGCAGACGCATATCAAAACCGGGAAGGTAAAAAACCAAAATCAGTATCCAGAGCCAATGAAACCGATTTTGTAGAAGTTTGTTTTAAAACAACCGTCAATAAAAATGCTGAAGCCGGAAGTGAAAAATTTTATGTCCGCATCATCAATCCAACAGGTGAAACACAGGCAATTGAATCTGAAGGTTCCGGTGTACTTCGCAACGATTCCAATGGTGAGACCATTAAATATTCAACAGCTGTTATGGCTCCTTATACCCATGATGAAAAAGAAATCTGTGCCAAGTTTAAAAATCCTGGTGGATTCAGTGCAGGTGTATATCAGATCGAGGTTTTCAATAAAGGCTATTTGGCTGGAACGTCAACACTGAAATTAAAATAAAGGAAGCTGCTTAACATTGAAATTAAGGCTCAAGGGTTTTTAAGCCTTATGGTTCAACGCTTCGAATTCCTATGGATTACATCGTTTTCACGATTGGCACTTACGGGGTAAGTGCCCTTGAGTTGTTTTCAGTTGTTGCTGGCATTTGGGCTGTGTATCTGGCAGCACAAGAAAAAATACTTACCTGGCCAATCGGCATACTCAATATCGTCAGTGCTTTTTTTATTTACTACCACGTCCGATTGTATTCGGATATGTTTTTACAAATTTATTTTTTTGGGATCGCAGTCTATGGCTGGAATAATTGGAAAAATGAAAAGCGTTCGCAGCTCCCATTAAAATGGCTCACAACAAACCAACGAATTTACTTAGCCGGATTGATTGTAATTTTTACAGCAGTACTTGGTTATTTCATGAGTCAGATTCATATCCATTTTCCTGCAACTTTTCCGGAAGCTGCTGCTTATCCTTATGCTGATACCTGGGTTGCTGTAACCAGCATTGCGGCCAATACACTAATGGCCAAACGATTTATTGAAAATTGGATTTTATGGATTGCTGTAGATATTTTGTGCGTATATCTCTATTTACAAAAAGGGATCGCCTTTGTATCTTTTGAATTTTTTATATTCTTAATACTTGCTTGTTATGGATTGATTAAGTGGAGGAGGATGAAGAAAGGCTAGAGGCTAGAGGCTAGAGGCTAAAGGATAGAGGATAGAGAATAGAGGATAGAGGCTGAAGGTTACAGACTACAGACTACAGACTACAGACTGAAATTTACCAATCAATCGGCATGTAATCTTTTAAAAATTTTCCACACCAGTGTTTGCCAGTTAAGATTCCATCTATGAAGGGATCACAAACACGTGCAGCACCATCCACAATATCCAATGGAGGTTGAAAATCATGGACCTCCGATTTATAGCGGGCAAGTTCAACAGGATCTTCATCGGTTACCCAGCCGGTATCGACTGCATTCATAAAAATTCCATATTCTGCCAATTCGGCTGCAGCTGTATGGGTCATCATATTGAGTGCAGCTTTGGCCATATTGGTATGTGGATGCCTTGCTGCTTTTGTAAAACGATAAAATTTTCCTTCCATAGCCGTTACATTGACAATATGCTTTTGTCCGGTATGGTCGCGTTTCATTAGCTGGAGCAACTGATTGTTTAATACAAACGGGGCAATGGCATTGACCAATTGGACTTCTATCATTTCAGCTGTTTCAATTTCACCCAACTTTAATCTCCAGCTATTTGTTTTGCGCAGATCGACTTGTTGCAAATCGGCATCCAATGCGCCACTGGGAAATAATTGCGCTGCATCGATCGTCTTGTCTATCTTATAGGGTATTTGTGATAATGCTGCTGAAGCACTGAGTCCGATTCCGGAATCATGTACATCCCAACTTACCGGTAAGGATTGTAATTCCTGTTTATCGGCATGCAATTGGTTTAACTGTTGAATGACCCGATGATGATTGGATAAAAGACTTTGTGCTGCATTCGGCAATTGCTCAAAGGGTATGGATTCAGTTTCTAAAAGATGGCTGTAAAATCCGGGAGGACGTCGAACGGTTTGTGCTGCATTGTTGATTAATAAATCCAATCGGGAAAATTGATGCAGGATATGCGAACAAAAAAGTTCGACACTTGGAATGTGACGTAAATCCAAACCATAGATGTGTAAGCGATCTTTCCAATCAACAAAATCGGATTCTTTGGCATATCGCAATGCAGAATCGACCGGAAAGCGAGTTGTTGCAATCACAATTGCACCCGAACGCAACAATTTAAGTGTCGCCTGATAACCTATTTTCAATCGCGAACCGGTAATGAGTGCAACTTGTCCGCTGAGATCACAATGTTGAAATCGTTTGGCATAATTGTAATCGCCACAAGCCAAACACATGGCGTCATAAAAATGATGCACTTCTGTATATTCCGCTTTGCAGATATAACAATTGCGTGGACTGTTTAAATATTGCTTGACTTTTGATTGCGTTTCCTGTTCCGGTAACTGCATGGGAGCTACAAACACGGTGTCGGTTCGTGCTTTGCGAATCCCTGCTGCTGCAAAACTTTTACGATTGTGTTCTTTAATTTTTTGGTTCTCCAGATTTTTAAGTCCTTTCAATCGTTTCTTACGTTCCTTCCGATCCGGTCTTGAAAATATGCCCGATGCTTTACGCAAAGCATCCAATTGCTCGGCTTGTATATGTCCTAACTGATCTCCGTTTTCACATAAATAATGCATCAATTGAATACATCGTTCAATTGAATCTTTAGACAGCAAGTCATTTTTAGAAGAATTTTGGGACATAAGTGAATTTGACGCAAAAATAGGAATTTAGGGGATAGTTGATAGATGATAGTTGGTAGTTGATGGTTGGTAGTTGATGGTTGGTAGTTGATAGTTGGTAGTTGATAGTTGATAGTTGTTGAGAATTCGCAATTTTCGTAATTCCGTAATTCGTAATTTTCTTCTTTTCGTCTTTGAGTCTTTGTGAGAAATTAAATTAGTTGATAGTTGTTTGTTTTTAGTAATAAATGGTCAATGGTCTTTCTTTCAATGGTCTATCGTCAATGGTCCCTGTTTGTCGTTTTACCTGAAATAGCTAGACTTCTCTATTTATAATATACTTTGTAATGCTGTTGTTTATAAAAAAAAGTTACCGAAGGCGTCCCGCCGAGGTTTGAATAAAAATTTATCTTGTATTCAGGTGATTGTTTTTTGTTTATGATTTATCCCCTTTGGTTTCGGCGGGACGCCTTCAACAACTGTTTTTTATTAGGCTGATTAATATAAAATATTTATAGATTAAAATATTTTAGAACTGTAGTATAGAAAAATGGCAATATTTTAAAAAAGATAGTCTATTTCACCTTGTTTTTTCTAAGCAACTTCAGTGTATGTTGCAAGCCTTTATTACTCTTCCACCCGAAGTGACCGGGTATAACATATTTTGGTTTTGGAAATTTCTTCTGTAGCTTTTTAATTGCATTCGGCCACTCTTTTAAATTTGCATCAGCGATATTTCCGAGTCCTTTGTTTTCAGTACTTTTTATCAGGCAACCGCCATATAAGATATTAGCATCCTTGCACCAAATCACAATGTTATCCTTAGTATGTCCTTCACCTGGATAATAAGTCTGGAATCTTTGATTGCCTATTGTAAACGTGGTATCATTTATAAAATAAAATGCTGCTTGCTTTTCGTGATGCTTTTTGCACAATGCTAAAGTTTGTCTGGATGAATACGTAGCAATGCCTTTGCTTTTATAGAAATCAAGTCCTGCCGTTCGATCGTCGTGGTAGTGTGTTGCAATACAAGCCACCACGCTTTTATTGTGTCTACTTGTAATGCTGTCCAGCAGAGGTTGAAATTGGGTGCTATCCCAAGGTGTATCTAACAAAACGACCCCCTGATCGGTTACACAATACATTCCGTTTGATGGAAATGGCTTTCCATTGATCGGCCTATAACTTGTGAATACATAATAATCATCTGTGACTGGTGTGATTTTTAAATTTACAGAGTTTTTTAATTTCAAATCATTCAAAATATAACTTACGATGTCAACGCGTGCTCTTGAAAATTCGGTATGGGTAGAATCTTTTGTTTGTATACAATTTACAAAATAGTAAACCGACCCATTCGT
Protein-coding sequences here:
- the bla gene encoding BlaB/IND/MUS family subclass B1 metallo-beta-lactamase, translated to MDIVKKILITEQTAFYTIHSKTGWGWQDNTEIGWDVGYIETNGSVYYFVNCIQTKDSTHTEFSRARVDIVSYILNDLKLKNSVNLKITPVTDDYYVFTSYRPINGKPFPSNGMYCVTDQGVVLLDTPWDSTQFQPLLDSITSRHNKSVVACIATHYHDDRTAGLDFYKSKGIATYSSRQTLALCKKHHEKQAAFYFINDTTFTIGNQRFQTYYPGEGHTKDNIVIWCKDANILYGGCLIKSTENKGLGNIADANLKEWPNAIKKLQKKFPKPKYVIPGHFGWKSNKGLQHTLKLLRKNKVK
- a CDS encoding SDR family oxidoreductase — protein: MSQNSSKNDLLSKDSIERCIQLMHYLCENGDQLGHIQAEQLDALRKASGIFSRPDRKERKKRLKGLKNLENQKIKEHNRKSFAAAGIRKARTDTVFVAPMQLPEQETQSKVKQYLNSPRNCYICKAEYTEVHHFYDAMCLACGDYNYAKRFQHCDLSGQVALITGSRLKIGYQATLKLLRSGAIVIATTRFPVDSALRYAKESDFVDWKDRLHIYGLDLRHIPSVELFCSHILHQFSRLDLLINNAAQTVRRPPGFYSHLLETESIPFEQLPNAAQSLLSNHHRVIQQLNQLHADKQELQSLPVSWDVHDSGIGLSASAALSQIPYKIDKTIDAAQLFPSGALDADLQQVDLRKTNSWRLKLGEIETAEMIEVQLVNAIAPFVLNNQLLQLMKRDHTGQKHIVNVTAMEGKFYRFTKAARHPHTNMAKAALNMMTHTAAAELAEYGIFMNAVDTGWVTDEDPVELARYKSEVHDFQPPLDIVDGAARVCDPFIDGILTGKHWCGKFLKDYMPIDW
- a CDS encoding nicotinamide mononucleotide transporter — translated: MDYIVFTIGTYGVSALELFSVVAGIWAVYLAAQEKILTWPIGILNIVSAFFIYYHVRLYSDMFLQIYFFGIAVYGWNNWKNEKRSQLPLKWLTTNQRIYLAGLIVIFTAVLGYFMSQIHIHFPATFPEAAAYPYADTWVAVTSIAANTLMAKRFIENWILWIAVDILCVYLYLQKGIAFVSFEFFIFLILACYGLIKWRRMKKG